The genomic window ttagtcaaatattttaattttgtctaGATACTTCCTCTGGccacttttatatttttactattgACTTAGCATGTCTtttacaaattaataaataatacataaaataaaaactttatcaTAGCGACATTTAGGGAGATATTGTCTCCCATCAccaaaaaaggaagagaaatgtattcttttattttttcaaactgaacaagtaaaaataaacgtTTATGTCAATACATAGACAAATAAAGGTGGTTGATGGAGTAATTAATTGATGCAATTTACAAGAATACTATTGTTAGTACAATTAATAACtatattagtaatgcttgtatcatctaattatatatattattttttatgcatcgtttgatttgatatattaaaaataacatactttatattaaaatatttttttacaaaaacaccTTTTACAattatgtaaattattttttgagggTAATGTGATTTTAACCACGTTACTGTTACTGCATGCATGAAAACTCTTTACATTACTCATAGTCTAATacctaaaaatatatgatattagtaatacctatatcaatacacaatagagtaaAAATGTACTAATATACAAAGTTAatgcatatattaattttattaatacacTCTTTACccctaattttgaaattatattagtACATAAATTTCACCTTTTGACAACTCAAATCTTGAACATGTGAGGACTAAGTATGGGTAAAAGTAAAACTCATTTAACTCATAAAAGAAAAGGTCCAATGTTACAAATAGaaatcaaaaatgaaaaatatttgttgtcCCCCACCTTCTCTCTCTAAACATACATATAGTGAAAACCAGCCAAATCACACACAATCtctttctataaataataaatgtattcCACTCATTTATGCCTCTCCTCAGATCCCTTTTCCATCTCTCTCTCTCAAGCCAAAAGTCAGCGCCTTCTTTTGTCTCTCTGCATTTCCTCTCCCTAACCAAAAAGTCAAGGTCATAGCCAAAAAAGGAGAAATTAACAAAATGGAAGAGGATTGGGATCTACATGCGGTGGTCAGAGGCTGCGCCGCTAGTTCCACCGCTGCTGCCACCACCACAGCCACCACTAATTCTTGTTGCAGCAGCTTCCAACCAAGACAAGATGGCAACTTTTTTAGTTTTCAAGATCCATTTGTGCCAAGATTTGATAACCCCATAAGTGATTTAGAAGAGTTGCATAATCTTTACAAGCCTTTCTTCcctaaatcacaacaaatacCTCTTTCTCCtcaaaataatagtaataatatacCCATTTCACCTCTCTCTGTTCTTGGAGGACTACAAGATCTATCACCCCAACAAACActaaaacaacaacatattcatcAGCTAAACAGTACAAGATTAACACAACCCAAACAGTCTCCTCTCTCTGTATATGGTTCCACAACTACTAGTGCTTCACATGTTCAAAGCCCAAGACCTAAAAGAAGGTAACTTTAACTTTTTTGATGGAGAGATTAGACCTTTGTTAGTTTTTACATATACccatattgtaatttttttatttttttattttcacacattttaataattttttctcaGAAAAAATCAATTGAAGAAGGTATGCCAAGTACCTGCTGAAGGTTTATCTTCTGACATGTGGTCTTGGAGAAAATATGGACAAAAACCCATCAAAGGCTCTCCATATCCAAGGTAAATTCCTTAATTTCTCTTCTAATTACATTTTGAAGTTGGTTTAAAAcaacttaaacaaatttaattactttttttttagtaattaaagTTTTTCTGATATACTCTGTTTTCTTCCTTTTGGGTTAAAACAGGGGATATTACAGGTGTAGTACCTCAAAGGGTTGTTTGGCCCGAAAACAAGTGGAGCGAAATAGATCCGACCCGAATATGTTCATTGTCACTTACACAGCAGAGCACAATCACCCTATGCCTACTCACCGGAATTCCCTCGCCGGCAGTACCCGTCAGAAGCCGGCGAATTCCGAAGCTGGTACTGTAAGTGACTCTAACAAACCCACTAGCTCATCGCCGGTATCTTCGCCGGCGTGCCATTCACCGGCGACGGAGAAGCACGAAAGCAGCAGGGATGAAAGAGAAGACATTTTTGAAGACGACGATGACGAATTTGGTAGTTCAAATATGGGATTAGATAACATGGAGCCTGCAGGTGATGATTTTTTTGAGGGATTAGATGAACTCGCCGCTCAGGCCACCGGAGATTGCTTTTCCGATAATCTTCCGGGGTCTATGCAGCTTCCATGGATGTCAAATAATGCCACAACCACCGCCGCAGGCGGCGTTTGACTTGccggaaaaaaaaagttgaagaaattgatgattttcttctttttcactgTTCTTTTTCAGTTGTAGGAGTATCTTTTTGTCCGTTAGAGATATAGGAAAATAGAAAGCAAGAAGGAATCTTGAAATCTccatgtcttttttttaatttttttttataaattttaattttttgttctctttttgTACGTGTAAGGTATAATTCCATTCTCCATAATCATAGTagaggaaaaaggaaaaagtaagAGTTAGATTCCAATGTTCTTTGTTTAGTAGGTTAATTATATTGGATTATATAAGGTACATAGAGATTAGAGGTAAAAAAATTCCATTAGTtgataaattttgtaattttaatttgtagtaCTAGTAATCATTATCAATGATTTAAGTTTTTTCAAGTGTTACCTTTTTAATACCTTTTGTGGTGCTTGTTTCATGTTAGTGTGTTTGAGTGTTTGAGCTACTAATTATGTTTGGTGATTTTTGAGTCCTACCAAATAGAATCTTGGGAAATTTGCTGGCAAATTTACCTCAAACAACCACCATTTTTGCTTATCGATTGAATTAGGTTGGTGTGTTTGGAcataaatttgattgaaatttggAAAACGAGTTTTTGAATTAGAGCAAATCACTCTAATGTATATTTAAGTACTTCCTCCGTTTTAATTTGATTGTACTGTTTTGATTTGATGTGACGTTTAATACGTAAAAACAACTTTTGAATCTAATGGTCATGACACATAGAATGTATCATAatatcctttaatcttgtggccaaTGGagatagtaatatttttaattttactccgggaaaaaagaaaaaaatctttGTCTAGAGCTCCTAGACATCTCTAAATGCGGGTATTGTAGAATGTAGACTCATATCCCGTTATTTTCTGTACAAAGTGAACGTGATGTGTTTTAATGGAACTTCTGTCTATTCAAAGTGAAAATTCAAGggttgaagtttattttttcaatatttattcaATTCTTTCAACTGAGTTTACAACTTGCTAATGTGCAAAGTTAGGTAATTTATCGGATCGATATTCAtctttttgacttttatttttcttaaagttgaaataaTTAACTTGATCAGTTTAAATTTGATTTACTTGTAAGGAAATCGAGCCAATTGAAAATAAGCACTTACTTGATATCAACTAACGTTGTCACATTTACTGgagataatatctcaaaaggtcactcaactttaggaatttatctagtaaagtcattaaactttattttgtataaaaaaaatcacttaacttAGTTCTTTGTAtcaaaaaaatcactcaatcttattcatcattaaaaaaaaattaaaccacaaacaaattattttttatattacgTTCATGATTAAGCTACTAAATAAATGactcaaaattatcatttcattataaaattgaaaataaaagataaatttatcaaacttgAACCTAAAATTCCCCACGTCATTCACACAAACAAGAAATTGATTAAATCATCACAACAAATGTTGTTATACCGTCAAATGAAGTGGTAGGCATCATTGCAATGAAGCAGTATTAATTTATCAAATGAATTTGATGAAATTatctattaataatttattttgtaataaaGTAGTAATTTTagctatttatttattattttaattgtgatcagattaaaaaaaattattttattttttaatgataaatttggtTGAGGATTTTATTGACATAAATGTTTAAATTGAGTGATTTCATTGACATAAAAGCCTgagttgaatgattttattgatacaaaaaaagtttaatgactttgctaaacaaattttcaaagttgagtgaccttttgagatattaactccatTTATTGAGTTGAAAATTGTACTACAATGGGACTTCTATGGctataaataaaacatattattatgaaaaatagtTCAGAGTTAAAAACATAACGTAACACGTATCTCATTAGACATAAAGCTTTAGGTTATAACTTTGGGTAATTGGTCTCTATAGTCTCTCAACAGCTAGAACATAGTGGACAAGAGCATGAAAGGACGAAACGTATCTTTTCAAAAGGGAAGCACCCACCAAAAGAACATTGGAATCTAGTAGATACATTCTAGCATATGGGGAATAGTATAAATAACATGTTAGAGTAGTACCTCCACAATAACCCCCAAAAAGGACAAAAAGAGAGAGAAGGAACAAGTTAAGAAGATGCAAAATTTCATTTGACCTATGCTAGTCAGCTTGTGCACGCCTCAACTATTCCATCAAGTATACCAACACATATTCGAGTAACTCTTGGCAACTAAAACTTAGATGGGAACGAATCACTtggcttttctttttttgactctattgagatttcaactttgatcttcattttttttcatcccACTTCATTGATCGTTATACCTTTCACTTGTCAAATacacaacttttcatcaaacCCAAAATTTGGACTTAGTAGAAACACAACTAACTGCAGCAACAGATGGACATAATTCATACAAATCACGAAGAACACTAATGTATGAGTCTTCCTAACAAACACTAATGTATTGATAGCTTCTGGTCTTCCATACAGAAGACCATCAGAAATTCGGATTTCAGAATTGTGTATACACGGAGATCAAAAGACGAACACATTTTCACTCCATGTCAAAAGGAAAACCAAGATAACCAAATATCAGTATAGGAAAGACGAACAGCATTAAGATACGTTCAAAGCCAAAATATTAAGCTTAGTACAGAGTTGGCACAATATAAGCATATATAAACTTTATTTCAACTTTATCTTGATTTagatatcaataaaatcattatcCAAGAACATAGGGTGCTTCAGGCAGCAATTACACCAGCTACAACTTggatgaaatttgaaaatacaAATCAGCACGACCACCAAATTTGTGACATCATTTTGTTGTGTCCAAATGATAATCAGTTCATTCAAAGGGCAATGAATGGAGATGTCTTCATAGAACGTGATTTGTGTACCTACACAACAACTTATGCATCAATGCAGGTATGTCAAATGACAGCACAGAGCTTGAAGACCAAATGAGACCTCTCACATTCCATTTGATCTTAGCCAAAAGGTCGAGAAAACTATCCAAATGAGACCTCAACTGACTGCAAAAGAATCTCGACATGCCCAGTGAACATCACAGCAGAATTAGGAAAGTATCTTCAGTTCCAGTTAGTATTAGGCAGTTGAAGTAGAAACCTCGTATCCTTCCACAAAACTTCGCAACTTTTCTGTTTCACCAATGTCAGAAAGCCATGGAGTGAGGACTTCCATGGTAATGTAGTCAGGATTACAAGCATTTTCAGTCATTTGGTCCATTATTTCAAATGCCTTTTCCACCCAATTCCTCTCCTGAAGACCTTTAAAG from Solanum stenotomum isolate F172 unplaced genomic scaffold, ASM1918654v1 scaffold5038, whole genome shotgun sequence includes these protein-coding regions:
- the LOC125852782 gene encoding WRKY transcription factor 22-like: MEEDWDLHAVVRGCAASSTAAATTTATTNSCCSSFQPRQDGNFFSFQDPFVPRFDNPISDLEELHNLYKPFFPKSQQIPLSPQNNSNNIPISPLSVLGGLQDLSPQQTLKQQHIHQLNSTRLTQPKQSPLSVYGSTTTSASHVQSPRPKRRKNQLKKVCQVPAEGLSSDMWSWRKYGQKPIKGSPYPRGYYRCSTSKGCLARKQVERNRSDPNMFIVTYTAEHNHPMPTHRNSLAGSTRQKPANSEAGTVSDSNKPTSSSPVSSPACHSPATEKHESSRDEREDIFEDDDDEFGSSNMGLDNMEPAGDDFFEGLDELAAQATGDCFSDNLPGSMQLPWMSNNATTTAAGGV